Below is a genomic region from Helianthus annuus cultivar XRQ/B chromosome 2, HanXRQr2.0-SUNRISE, whole genome shotgun sequence.
aaaaactatctgTTTCAACTTTATAGCTGATTATATCTAGCGTTGTAACTCATGCATTACGATCCAATCGACCAATCAGTTGTAAAGCTTGTTGTACATATCTATAACAtacatttttttcttctttttttttcctcAACAATACTACTTTTGGTTGCTATAGAGGCAAATTTATGCTGATTTCATTTATGCATTTTTGTTCTTAATCAAATGTGTGGCAGGTGTACAACGTTAAGGATTATAATCGTGTATTGACCATATGTGGCCCAGGAAACAATGGCGGGGATGGTCTTGTAGCTGCCCGTCATTTGTATCACTTCGGATATAAACCGTTTGTTTGTTATCCAAAACGTACTGCAAAGCCTCTTTATACCGGTCTCGTCACTCAGGTGAGCCTACTTATTCAaatattatgtttttttaatcaaaattaacagtttaattatttataaaaaaataagaaaGGACAAAGATCGTCTCCGGTTAAATATTTATGCAAGATGCATTCATCTTTCTTGTCTGAAAAGCTTGTTTGGTATCTTTGCAGCTAGAATCATTGGGTATTCCTTTCTTATCGGTCGATGATCTGCCTATTAACTTATCAGAGGACTTCAACATTCTAGTTGATGCCATGTTTGGCTTTTCGTTCCATGGTAAATATTTTTTAACGCAAAAATAATTAAGGTTATGTTTCGGTACAGGGGGCAATTTCAAACCATGTGCGGACTGGGTACATGGATCTTATTGGGTTATATTTTATTGCTAACGGGCCAAATGggtaaatttaaataaaaaaccaaTTAGACCGGTCGCTTAAACCGGTTAAATCATTAACCCGGTTAAAAGTCACCCATGACACAATTAAATGTTTACGGTCACTTACATAGCTTTATTtaaaagttttgatttttatttcaataaaatataTGAACTATGtagaaaattaaaaaagaaaaataatgatATTTTATATTAGTTGATTTCATTCCATCATTAATTACATCGTTAATTAATAATATATCAGCGTGAAATCGTGAATAGGTGGTACGTAGTAGGATATGAATCGATCTCATATAGCATTATATAATGTTGCAATTTTTGAAACTTTCTATATCTTTAATTCTTTTTATCTTATTTTAGGTACACCAAGGCCTCCATTTGATGATTTGATTAGACGGTTAGTAAATCTTCAAAACTACAATGAAATAAACCAAAAACGATCGGTGATTGCCTCTATAGATATTCCATCTGGGTGGCATGTGGAGGAAGGAGATGTAGTTGGTGATGGAATCAAACCTGACATGTTGGTATGTTCTCATAGAAATCTTGCATTTTAGAGTAATACTAAAAAGAAATATTAGCCGACTTAAAGTTGTTGATAAATACTATCCTTGAAGCCACATTACTAGAGGAGGACTTTTAAACCTATTATTTGTaaattttgatgtgggttttgtttTATCGCCCAACTTGTCAAATGGGTAAAATATATATAGAAATGAAACAGGTCAAAGGGGCATACCAAACAGGTAGAAAGTTTCCCGAATTGTTTTCTAAATGCATACAATTAGGGGTGCAATCGAGccgtaggggtgcaaacgagccgagcccgagcgtTTACTcaagccgctcggctcgtttgcacccctacatACAACCTCTGATACCGTTTTAATTAACTTTAGTTTATTATTAATCAAATTGGACAAAAAAGTGTTCCGGGTCAACCCGGCCTTGCACTTTTCAACCAAtacatgttttgacccgttacctgATCCGTCTGTTCTGACCCGTCTATTTTACCACGTCTACACATTTCTAAGTGGATCCAATGTATATTTCAGGTATCTTTAACTGCTCCTAAGCTTTGCGCCAAGAAGTTCAGTGGGACCCATCATTTCTTAGGTGGGAGGTTTGTTCCGCCTTCTATTATAGATAAATTCAAGCTTCACCTTCCACCATATCCCGGAACTTCTATGTGTGTTAGAATCGGAAAGGCCCCACAAGTCGACATATCCTCAATGAGAGAAAATTATATCTCTCCTGAGTTGAAGGAGGAAGATGTGGAGCCCGACCCATATGTTCAGGTTTGACCCATGTGGctattttaaacatgttaaaagTCAATCATCTTCTTGCTTTGacctaggggtgtgcaaaaaaccaaAGTTGCCGacccataaccgaattaaccaacAAAACTGAACCACAtaaaaaccggtgggtcggttaacTGTTTTTCTGTAAACCaaaagtagcgggtcggttatggttatcaatgTTTCCATACCCAACTGAACCGAATCGACATGTGTAAAATCTGTCTAATTTTGGActtttcatcatttttttaatatttgatgtttttggttGAACGTTTGTTAGAATTTATCGCTTATATCATATCGTCTTTATTGAatgtttgtttaaatttatagATTATATCATTTCGTTTTGTTTGAATATTCAATAATAACAAATACTAATATTATAGATTATTTGTATTTTTTATCACTATGTAATATTCTAATATATAGAATTGTGTAATTACAATTTATTCCATGGTCAAAAAACAATCTGGATAACTTAGCTAGGCATATATTCATGGttaaccgacccgctataacctTCAAAATTGATCAACCGAAACAATCATAACCAACcagttatggttatggttatccattaaccgacatcgcggttatAATTATGGTTTTGGGccaaaaccgacccatgcacaccctaCTTTGACCAATAGTTGTAGGTTTTTGTTTGGGTTATGGGAGTATTTGGATGTGCATATGATTGAAATTCCAGTTTACGATAGCTAGTTTCGAATGTTTGGAAAAAGTGATTATGATTATTGGCTTTAATGTATGGAGTTAATGTAAGAAAACGGTTTGAGATAAGTGTAAAATTATCTTTTGGGGTGTTAATGAGCCGATATGAGCCCGAGCTTGGCTCGTTTAACTTACGAGAGCTCGAGCTTGACTCGTTTCGATCTCTATTTCTAaagctcaagctcaagctcggctcatGAGTAGATTTTCATGCTCGAGttcggctcgtttattatttattaattagtttgtatgcatttataatttataattacttttataatatatatgtgtgtgtgtatatatttataattataatttatatatataacataatatatTATATACTATTTAGTTATCTTTATTTAatgcataataataataataattattactaTATAAGTCTAGgttaaataaaattatataaatagtAGGCTTGTTTAGGCTTGCATTTGGAGCCAGCCAGACTAGGGAGCAACCTCTCTATCCTTCAAGATAGAACTAAGGTTTTCCCCCTTTGCCCATCACACCCTCCCTAGACCCTACCAACAACTTTGCTAGGAGTGGGGTCATTCTGggcacgttttttttttttggttcctTTAGGCTCACAAGCCTGCTTGAGCTCGCTAAGCGAAGCTTGGGCTCAAGCTCGTTCAAAGTAAGCTTGTAGCGACCTAATCTTGAGTAGCTCACGAGCGGCTCGTTTCGTTTACCTTACCTTAATATCCTTGGACCTTAGCTCAAATTAACTGCTTCTGATTTAGAATATGATAATTCAATTTACAATATAAATACTTTGAAAACACACATTGAAACAGTTCCAGAAATGGTTTGATGATGCACTGGCTGCCGGCTTGAAGGAACCAAATGCTATGGCATTGTGTACAGCTGGCAAAGATGGCAAACCGTAAGTATCTGCTCATAAGTTAGATTCAGAATCATACCAGTACATATTTTACACTAAATTCCCATTTAGTGTGCAAATAAAAGAACCTTTCTTTGCATTCAACAATGTTTTTGTGACGTCTGCAGTTCATCACGAATGGTATTGCTGAAGGGATTTGACAAAACCGGTTTTGTCTGGTTAGTAATCTTCTGTGTTGATACAAGCATCAATACTTATTAGAACAACATACACTTTCTTTCTTGATTTATATATGTTCATTATAATGTGTTTATAGGTACACTAATTATGGAAGCCGGAAAGCTAAGGATTTATCTGAGAATGCTAACGCATCACTATTATTTTATTGGGACGGTTTGAACCGCCAGGTGAGCCTGACATTTATTCTGGTCATACATACAGTTTGTAAAAAACATACTTATATGATTTTAGGGAGAGGATCAAATACAAAACAATCTTAGCCTAGGAAGTGTAGGAAACCGGGTCAAACAAACTCCGATTGACCTCGTTCTAGCGGCGTTGGAACCGCCTCGTCGaaccctatgtatatatataggagaaggatccgttaggaaccaccttttattgtgagaaccgcgagaaccaatgtgaacacaaccaaaaatacctaaaaatagctaaaaacacacacaaaatttttttttgacattttttataaaaaaatcgctacttttagtagccaaaatttttttttttaaaaattttttttttggctactaaaagtagcgattttaatgtaaaaaatattaaaaaaaaatttttgtgtgttttttttttagatttttttaggctttttgggggtttagtttttagcattttagcttggggggggggggggttaggttttttaggtttttttttatgtttttttagcgattttaggttgtgttcacattggttctcgcggttctcgcaataaaggtggttctcgcatgaaccttaccctatatatatatatatataaggtagggttcatgcgagagcTAGATTTAAGGAGAGAACCACGAGAactagtgtgaacacaaacaaaacaaacaatgaacccctcaccccaccaccacccaaaaacctaaacccccaccccccaaaaaaaactTTACCCCCACCAAAGGTGGAGATTGAGTTTCTTGAACTCAAAGGGGTTTTCTCTGTATCCTTAAcctatatgtatgtatatagctTTTAGGATTTACAATTTAACTTTTAGGGTTAGGGTTTAGGATTAAGGGGTTAGGGTTCCAACACCGCTTGAATGAGGTCAACCGGAGTTTGTTTGACCTGGTTTCCTGCACCTCCTAGGTTAAGGACATTTTGTACCGGATGCATACCCTATGATTTTATGCTAGGCGTTCAAAGATAACTTTATGCTGACCAATTTAAGTAACGTTGGCAATTTCAGCCCATTTGTTTATGAATCGGTCAATGTAGGTTGTGTTTTATTTCAATGGGATCATTTGAAAAAATAGCTAACTGGTTGAAAGTCGTCCAAAGGCTATTTTAATGCGTCTTATAAATTATTATATTCAAAGACCGATGTTATAATTGTAAAAAAATTGTTATTAAGAAGTTTCAGTTAATGCAATAATTATAACTGTAACAGTCAGTCGCTTTTTTTCGACTGGCAGGTGCGAATCGAAGGTTCTGTGCAGAAGGTTTCTGAAGAAGAATCTGAGAGTTACTTCCACAGCCGCCCTAGAGGAAGTCAAATTGGTGCAATAGCCAGTAAACAGGTGCTCTTTTATGTTTCTGTTttcatatttttacaaacaacttaacaCAGTCTTCCATTTGTTCAGAGCTCTGTAATACCTGGACGTGATTTTCTCCACCAAGAATATAAAGATTTGGAAACAAAATACTCTGATGGGTGAGTGATACATATATCTCAATTACGGGATTCATTGCTTATGATTTACTGGTGAATAATTTGTTGTTCTGCAGAGCTCCAATCCCAAAACCGACAAATTGGGGTGGTTACAGGCTTAAACCTGATTTTTTTGAGTTTTGGCAAGGACAGACATCACGATTGCATGACAGGTATCACTGGTgcctatttatttatttatttatttatttatctttttgtATATTTTGATACAGGGTTTTATACAAATATTATAGTGTCTAGAAATTGATATTGTTAACTGACAGTCAATAAAACTCGCCATCATTCTTGAGAAAATGTCAAAAGGACACTAAATTTTACAACCTGTTTTAGGACAAATTCTGAAAATTTGAATGCAAAAGTAAACTGTTGCACTTAATATTTTTGTCCAAATTGCTCTTGCAATGTGCAACATTTATAGTTTTGCAACTGTTTTTCAGCAGAGAAAAGTGAAGTAGAAACGAACGATGGCTTGCGAAGTCTTATCGTTCTCATGTTCAATATGATAAATTGATAATATATGACATGAAAAGGAATCAAGTTATGGAAAAGTTGACCTGGCTTTATATCATTATATGTGATTAGCATCTTATGTTTTAGATAAAATTTAACACAACTAAGTTGAAATTCGAAGTAAATGAAAAAGAGATCTTATGCCGCTATGTAATCAAAGACAAAAATAATAAGTTGTTATAGATATGATTAATTCAGAGCGTATATATTGATCATGTTCAACCTTTTACAAATATGATAAATCCGGCTTTAGGGTAAAGCTTGTAGTGTTCGTTTCAGAAAATTGTCTCAGGGCCTTGAGGTGGCACTTCATATACAACTGTACAAGTGGTTCAAAGTTAGTCGAATATAGGGTCTAGAGGAGGCGGATATGTAAACGACTTAAAGCTTATTTGGTTGTACAAGACCAAATCGGTTGTTTGATTGGTTCTTGGCTAGTCATATGTTTATTATCGAGCGCTTTATTTTGCGCATGCTTGTCATCATCAAAGAGAGGGATATCGTTGTTGTAAAAGAATTATTTGAATTCTTAATTAAGTTAACTATTGTCTTATGTACGCATCCTTACCCCGCATTTTTGCATTCAGCATACAGTTGAAAATATGGGAAAATAACAAGTATGAAAGTATTTCTTGTTATGAATCCCTCAAATCAATGTGGAGCGGTTAAATGCTGCCCATTAATATTTTTACTTTAAAGTGCTATCAACAGGCTCAACGGGTCCTCAAGTACTAATCAAGGGTCGTCACTGTTTATTGATGCATGTATGTTTTTTCAGGCTATGTTATTTTCCTCGCGAAGCCGATAGCACAAGCTCGTGGAAGATCAAACGTTTGGCTCCCTGACTAGCATTCTCTTCATCCTCATTATGAAACACCAAGTACACTTTCTTTCTTACTAATATTTTCAAACCTATTCtccatatatatgtgtgtgtgtgtaagcTTGATATACGTCCGTCCTTCAATAATATTCATGACAACCATCTAATATAAATGTAGGTTTTGAAAAAAAGCGGAAAGTGCGTAGGTCTCAAATATCCAAATCTAGTGCTTGCAAGAGTGTGTGTTCGTGGGTGGGTGGGGCGCGCTAGCAAATGGGCGGCGTGCGTGTATTATTAGGGGAAAAGTTTTCAACTAAATGCCTTTGCATATCAGATCATTGAACTCGGGTTGAACCGAGGAAAGATGTCTGCTTCTCAAAACCCGATGGAATCTTGTATTTCGAATGATATACtttaaaaaaaagagttaattgcccggatagtccctgtggtttcacgtttagtccccaccttttgaaaatagcaggtatgcgccctatggtttgttattttgttactcggatagtccccagagcagatgtcagttagtttggaaatagcaggtatgctccctatggtttgcattttgttactcagatagtcccctgagtaaatgtccggggactatccgagtaacaaaatgacaaaccatagggagcatacctgctatttccaaaaggtggggactaaacgtgaaaaaccgtgaaaccacagggaccatccgggcaattaactaaagcaaattaataaaaaaaatataatttggGGCCTATCAAAGTCTTTCATGCCAACAATCTAACCAAACACGATCAATAATTGATGAAGGTGAACAGCAAGTGTGAAGTCTTGTGTTGAGATTTGGCTGTTTCAGTGAAAACCTTATTTATATGTGTGAATGTGTGATAAGATAAAGAAGATGTTAGGTTTATCTTTTGTCAAATAGGTGGAAAAATAGGCTAAAGATTTGGAAGTTTATGTATGTTCCctttatgtaatatattattaTGTCCATGTTGGTTGATCCTGACCAAACTAGGGCCCACCCATGAGCAAAGCATCCTGTGTATTTCTTTTGACCACTTGAAGCAGCTAAAGCATGTCTCGTTCTTTTGTTTGAAAGGCAGATCACTCATTGAACATCAAGAGTTCTTTATtacaaaaaaaagaaagaaaaaaaaagattaaCGGAATTGTCGAGCGAAGAAAACATGGAAAGGCGTAATCGAATGAATCAATGGTTTGTTTATGAACTAAATACGCTGAAGGGAGATGGTTTTGTAATAAGTTGTATATTTAAAcgactttatatatatatatattcttattGATACAATTAACTTGGTGAATAACAATACTAAAGTTTGTTTGTTCTGTCATGCTTGGTACATGATTAAGACTCATTTCATGAATAGTAGGAATTCTTCGTACATAGCGATGTAATGCAGGTACGACCTGCTATACACGAATTATGTCTTATTGTCGACAACCCATAACATATATTCTTGTTTAGATCCACTTGATACATCCAGTGTGTCTTCGTCAACGCTAAAGTATAGTTTGAATATAAAACCGTCTTAAAATGTGTCTTCGTCAATGCTAAAGTAGAGTTCGAATATAAAACCGTCTTGATATTCAGATCATTTTGAGAGCATCATGAGTTTAATGTTTCATCATTAGCAAATCGTCGTCTTGATCAGATGTTAGCTTACAATGTATATACTTGGCACTTGAGGGTTCTATTTTTTTActgagttaactgtcattttcgttcCTGTAGTTTGTCTAATTATGTCGGTTCAGGTCAAATTTCAAGTTTGTATCAGTTTCGTCCatgacattcttgaaacatgtcAGTTATGTCCAAAGACACGAGTTAACTGTCctttttgtccctgtggtttgtctaGTTATTCGATTCAACCTTAGTTTTTTGGATGGAAATGCGGGATGAAAATGATACAAACTTGAAATTTGGGTTGGACTAacataattggacaaaccataggtacgaaaatgacagttaactctttttttatttatcaaaGTCAATGATCTAATAGACTCAAGATTGTTTGGGTCTAGTATTTGATACTCCTAAGCTAGAGgatcttagagcattcacatccattccatcatTTTTTCActctaaattacactaaaaaacactacatcttctctctcattttcaattaaataatattctttatacttttatcattatcttttctctctcctccactcacaaccactttcaaaatatattaaaaaattatagggggtgaacagtgtccattcaaatatacagatgaacagtaacattttctctttcCTCCattcacaaccactttttatgctctttatattataaaaactccaCTCACAGATTTTAGTGGGTTGGATGTGAATAGGTTTGATACATATATCTTGCTATCTTAATATCAGACTTTATAAACAAAAactttttattataatttatatttCTGAATATTTATAAATCATTATCAAATCTATATTTGTTAAAACATAACCTAATTATTAAATTATATCGGTCGAAATCTCTCTTATGTCTATTCTATTACATAAATTACGACCGTTTTCTTTATTAATTGTACTATTAAAGCCTAAAAAAATTGGTTGATTGGAATTATGTTTAATGATGATAAAGGTTGAAATAGATGTTATATGATGATTGAATATTTGTTTCATCCCTTTTGGTCTCAAgcgttttttttgttttttgtgctTTTTTTCTAATGAAAACATGTGCATATGATAGTAGTAGGAGTATTTGGTTGGGTTATGTCTAATCGATGGGTGCACATGCAATTGAAATAGGATGATTAAATTTTGTGAATGTAGATTTGGAATTCAAATCTTAGATTGACATTTGAGATTTTCATAAAGAAAAGCATGCCAAACATGAGATTGTTGTCAAAATCTTCAATTTTGTCAACAAGTACATTCAATGTTTTTGTGCATGTTTTTATCTCAATATGGTTCTAATAATTTCTCAAATCATTTTTATTTGCCAAAATAGTCATATTTCTTTTCAACTTTTTTAGTAGGGTTTAGGTTAAATATTTTAAATATGTAAATAATAGATGTAAGAAGACAACTATGTAGTTTTCAAAGATGGTGTTATTGAATTTACTGTTCGTTTGTAAAAGTTGACAATTTTTCTAGGCCATCTTAGTTAATTGGCCCATGTagacaaaaaataataataataacttgaTAACAAATTTGGTAACATTTTCAAGCTAAAATCGAAAATTGAACGATAAAGTTTGAACGCGAGTGTAAGTCGATGTGAAAGGAAGGGATACTATTAGTGAAATCTAACAAAAGTGTTCAAACACAAAATATAGAATAGAATGTAGACTTGAAGATGTTGACAATAACTTATCTACATAGGGTTAATTAGTTCTACAAATCACTTTGTAGTTTTCATCAATGATAACAAAATTTCCACGATAATTTACATTTGCTACTCGGtcaatctaataaatatttcataTGAAAAGACATGTGAACGTTGAAGATTATTTACCAACATAGAGTTAATTAGTTTCACAAATCACTTTATAGTTAATTAACTCTATGTAGACAAGTAAGACTAGAGGGTATGGAGAGCCCCATCCTCAagaggatgggccgccacgtcagCGCCACATAGGCTCGGCTTGGaagggatggacctagggggatgaacccctttatatatatatgtatgtatgtatagatgtATGTGTgttaggagagaggagagaggcaCGGCTTCCCCGGCTGTGGGGTGCCGGTTGTGCCGGACctgaggggggcggtgtgggggaccggcgccggtcctagccgggcctcagccggcccccatacccacTAGTTTAATTCTCAATATCGTCAAGTCCACATGTCTCCTCATTCTAAATCATTTaagcagtggcggatcttgcccgttgaacctgccagggccgaaagacacgggtactaaaattagcactacggccgaaaaacttgccagggccgaacatagtatatatacaaaatttcgatcgaaatgcggaaaattagcactacggccgaaaaacttgccagggCCGTGGCCCTGCCACGGCTCTACTAAGATCCGCCCTTGCATTTAAGTGTTCGGAAACTATTGTTAGATATCACAAGTAGTAACCCTTTCACGTCGACTTACACTCGCGAGTTTATCCTTCAATCTTCTATTAGACTTAATTAAAGTGTTATTAATTTTGATTGTCAGCTTATGCTTTGTCTACATGGACCAAGTCTCTAACTTGATTTAGCGAAAACGGCTAAGTTGACAAACATAAGGTCAACTTTTACAAAGGTTAAAATTGGTAGGGCTATAGAGTGAAAACTTTTAGTAGCAAGCATGTAAGTGTGTAAGCCTTGTCGGTAAACATAAAGTTTTAGTAGCAAGCAACTCACTTTGTAGTTTCTAATGAACGATAACAAACTTTCCACGTTAATTGACATTGGCTATTGGATCAATCTAACAAAGAATATTTGATTTTAATATTCCCAACTATTCGCTGTTGGCTGACAACAGtctcaacttaaaaaataacaaaTGACAGttccaactattaacatattggaaAAACAAGAAcctaaatttaaataaaaagttgTTCTTAGCTGAGCATTGTGCTAGACACGGTCCCTTGAAACAAATTTCGAGTCTCCTATGAGAACTCGTTTGTTTTCAGGATACAACCCAAACAGTTGCACTGTTGGAGTAGATGAAAACTCGAAGGTGTATCTCGTAGATGATGAACAAAAAAGATTCAGAAAGTTGGAGAGTGTATGATGTGTGTTTTAGTGTGTCTGCAAACAAAGGCCTCTCATTGGTTTCATAGTTAACTTCGAGTGGAAAAAAATTGACTAAATTAAAGATGAAAAATAAATTGCATTGAATGTCTTCAATGCTCTTTATTCTTGTAACTGTTTGACTATCGGTTAC
It encodes:
- the LOC110920772 gene encoding pyridoxine/pyridoxamine 5'-phosphate oxidase 1, chloroplastic, yielding MKLEPLTTIKKMLPLLTKYKAMILTHYSSFITHILSTSTPAASSPLHPSPKGFIGSILRRKFRGYCSNRGVMASSIKVVQNPDTISYLNQREAAEVDEILMGPLGFSVDQLMELAGLSVATAIAEVYNVKDYNRVLTICGPGNNGGDGLVAARHLYHFGYKPFVCYPKRTAKPLYTGLVTQLESLGIPFLSVDDLPINLSEDFNILVDAMFGFSFHGTPRPPFDDLIRRLVNLQNYNEINQKRSVIASIDIPSGWHVEEGDVVGDGIKPDMLVSLTAPKLCAKKFSGTHHFLGGRFVPPSIIDKFKLHLPPYPGTSMCVRIGKAPQVDISSMRENYISPELKEEDVEPDPYVQFQKWFDDALAAGLKEPNAMALCTAGKDGKPSSRMVLLKGFDKTGFVWYTNYGSRKAKDLSENANASLLFYWDGLNRQVRIEGSVQKVSEEESESYFHSRPRGSQIGAIASKQSSVIPGRDFLHQEYKDLETKYSDGAPIPKPTNWGGYRLKPDFFEFWQGQTSRLHDRLCYFPREADSTSSWKIKRLAP